The Armatimonadota bacterium genome contains a region encoding:
- a CDS encoding amino acid ABC transporter substrate-binding protein — protein sequence MRQVVALVLAVLLAVGVAAYVAQAQAPRSRLDVVRARGKLICGVSGTTPGFSFIDPRTNTMRGFDADFCRAVAAFAGVNEVEFVNLTAASRIPAVVSGSVDVVFRTTTQTFGRDEQVDFGPVTFYDGQRLLVRSTSRIRSLNDLNGARICVHTGTTSERNITDQLRLRGFRFELITFAQAAEAFNGLVAGRCDAFTTDASQLAAFRATAPNPRDFMVVGEVFSDEPLAPMYAQNDSAWADTVDWTVYGLILAEELRITQITASSETRLREIAERNPVAKPLIEARGGALMRAVRLVGNYGEIYNRYFGPAAQIQIPRRGTRNMLARDGGALTSRPFRS from the coding sequence ATGCGTCAGGTCGTCGCCCTGGTGCTAGCGGTTCTCCTGGCCGTGGGCGTGGCCGCCTACGTCGCGCAGGCCCAGGCGCCGCGGTCGCGCCTGGACGTGGTGCGCGCCCGGGGCAAGCTCATCTGCGGGGTGTCGGGCACGACCCCCGGGTTCTCCTTCATCGACCCCCGCACGAACACGATGCGGGGGTTCGACGCCGACTTCTGCCGGGCGGTGGCTGCCTTCGCCGGGGTGAACGAGGTGGAGTTCGTGAACCTCACGGCCGCCTCGCGCATCCCCGCGGTGGTCTCCGGCTCGGTGGACGTCGTCTTCCGCACGACGACGCAGACCTTCGGACGGGACGAGCAGGTGGACTTCGGCCCCGTGACCTTCTACGACGGGCAGCGCCTGCTGGTGCGCAGCACCTCCCGGATCCGCAGCCTCAACGACCTCAACGGCGCCCGCATCTGCGTCCACACCGGGACCACCAGCGAGCGCAACATCACCGACCAGCTGCGGCTGCGCGGCTTCCGCTTCGAGCTGATCACCTTCGCCCAGGCCGCCGAGGCCTTCAACGGGCTGGTGGCGGGCCGCTGCGACGCCTTCACCACCGACGCCAGCCAGCTGGCCGCCTTCCGGGCGACGGCGCCGAACCCGCGGGACTTCATGGTCGTGGGGGAGGTCTTCAGCGACGAGCCGCTGGCTCCCATGTACGCGCAGAACGACTCCGCCTGGGCCGACACGGTGGACTGGACCGTCTACGGCCTCATCCTGGCCGAGGAGCTGCGCATCACGCAGATCACGGCGAGCTCGGAGACGCGCCTGCGGGAGATCGCCGAGCGCAACCCGGTGGCCAAGCCGCTCATCGAGGCGCGCGGCGGCGCCCTGATGCGGGCGGTGCGGCTGGTGGGGAACTACGGCGAGATCTACAACCGCTACTTCGGTCCGGCGGCACAGATCCAGATCCCGCGGCGGGGAACGCGGAACATGCTGGCGCGGGACGGCGGCGCCCTGACGAGCCGCCCCTTCCGCAGCTAG
- a CDS encoding hemolysin family protein produces MSLTVGFVVLFLIAVNALYVLAEFGAVGVRRSRVRQLAEEGHTLARRLLPHLEDPRRLDRYIAACQVGITLSSLALGAYGQATLTPALASLLATYGGWGEALALSVASVAVLGGLTALQIVLGELMPKTVALQNPTAVALATALPMQWSLGLFSWFIALLNGSGLWLLRLLRIPQARHRHVHSPEEIALLLAESRDGGLLEPDEHRRLQRALQLTTRKVRQLMVPRTQMVAVDIDDPVEEVLRTVAASPFTRLPVYRGTIDDIVGIVHARDLTVGWVRAMRAAGGKRVVPPDLVRQAMRPVPRVPEMVRADRLLGLLRESRSQMAIVIDELGGVAGLVTLEDVLRELLGPVPDEFKAEAAAPQRLPDGRLLLPGRMRLHEAEPWIGPLGDGEADTVGGRVVEALGHLPEVGERVTIDGVEVEVMAVEHHAVAAVAVRPVQVAGGRR; encoded by the coding sequence GTGAGCCTCACTGTCGGGTTCGTTGTCCTCTTCCTCATCGCGGTCAACGCCCTCTACGTCCTGGCCGAGTTCGGCGCGGTGGGCGTGCGCCGCAGCCGCGTTCGCCAGCTGGCCGAAGAGGGGCACACGCTGGCCCGCCGCCTCCTGCCGCACCTGGAGGACCCGCGCCGGCTGGACCGCTACATCGCTGCCTGCCAGGTCGGCATCACCCTCAGCAGCCTGGCCCTGGGCGCCTACGGCCAGGCCACGCTGACGCCGGCGCTGGCATCGCTGCTGGCGACCTATGGCGGGTGGGGCGAGGCGCTGGCCCTCTCCGTGGCCTCGGTGGCCGTCCTGGGAGGCCTCACCGCCCTCCAGATCGTGCTGGGCGAACTGATGCCCAAGACCGTGGCGTTGCAGAATCCCACGGCCGTGGCCCTGGCCACGGCCCTCCCCATGCAGTGGTCCCTGGGTCTCTTCTCCTGGTTCATTGCCCTGCTCAACGGCAGCGGGCTCTGGCTCCTCCGCCTGCTGCGCATCCCCCAGGCGCGGCACCGGCACGTCCACTCCCCCGAGGAGATCGCCCTGCTGCTGGCGGAGAGCCGCGACGGCGGTCTGCTCGAGCCCGACGAGCACCGCCGCCTGCAACGCGCCCTGCAGCTCACCACGCGGAAGGTGCGCCAGCTCATGGTCCCGCGGACGCAGATGGTCGCCGTGGACATAGACGACCCCGTGGAGGAGGTGCTGCGCACCGTCGCCGCCTCGCCCTTCACCCGCCTGCCGGTCTACCGGGGCACCATCGACGACATCGTGGGCATCGTCCACGCCCGCGACCTCACGGTGGGGTGGGTGCGGGCGATGCGCGCCGCCGGCGGGAAGCGCGTCGTCCCGCCGGACCTGGTGCGGCAGGCGATGCGCCCGGTGCCGCGCGTCCCGGAGATGGTGCGGGCCGACCGGCTGCTGGGGCTGCTGCGGGAGTCCCGCTCGCAGATGGCCATCGTCATCGACGAGCTGGGGGGCGTGGCCGGGCTCGTGACGCTGGAGGACGTCCTGCGGGAGCTGCTGGGGCCGGTCCCCGACGAGTTCAAGGCCGAGGCGGCGGCGCCCCAGCGCCTCCCCGACGGGCGGCTGCTGCTGCCCGGCCGCATGCGCCTGCACGAGGCGGAGCCGTGGATCGGCCCGCTCGGCGACGGCGAGGCCGACACGGTGGGGGGACGGGTGGTGGAGGCGCTCGGCCACCTCCCCGAGGTGGGGGAGCGGGTCACCATCGACGGCGTGGAGGTCGAGGTGATGGCCGTCGAGCACCACGCCGTCGCGGCGGTGGCCGTGCGCCCGGTGCAGGTCGCGGGAGGACGCCGGTGA
- a CDS encoding amino acid ABC transporter permease, protein MVTRAEVFPPQELPPPEERLGPLGWIRRHLFDGWFNALLTVLTAAAVLFLGRAIWRWAVHARWGVVTDNLRIWTVGLVPHEHLWRAWWAGGLVAAAALLTAAGVRARVAPRGLAGLWGATVGAVLWLAAPIRIEQVGGLYLTLLLAVVAIGASFPLGVLLGMGRVSALPAVRVVCTVYIEVIRGVPLITVLLWFFVFATLVSGDVLTKVHRAMIAMTVFSAAYVGEIMRGGILSVPRGQREAARALGLSGWQAMAYVVLPQAFKNMIPALVGHFISLFKDTSLTVIIGLTELVGIGRALLGVTAYLHDVREVYVFLLVVYFVFSYLMSAGSRALERRLGLGER, encoded by the coding sequence ATGGTCACGCGCGCCGAGGTCTTCCCGCCGCAGGAGCTCCCCCCGCCCGAGGAGCGGCTGGGGCCGCTGGGCTGGATCCGGCGCCACCTCTTCGACGGCTGGTTCAACGCCCTGCTCACCGTCCTCACCGCCGCCGCCGTCCTCTTCCTGGGCCGGGCCATCTGGCGCTGGGCGGTCCACGCCCGGTGGGGCGTCGTCACCGACAACCTGCGCATCTGGACGGTGGGGCTGGTGCCGCACGAGCACCTCTGGCGGGCCTGGTGGGCGGGCGGGCTGGTGGCGGCGGCGGCGCTGCTCACCGCGGCCGGCGTACGGGCGCGGGTGGCGCCGCGGGGGCTGGCGGGGCTGTGGGGGGCGACGGTGGGGGCGGTGCTGTGGCTGGCCGCGCCGATCCGCATCGAACAGGTGGGCGGCCTCTACCTGACCCTGCTGCTGGCGGTCGTGGCCATCGGCGCCTCCTTCCCGCTGGGCGTGCTCCTGGGGATGGGCCGGGTCTCCGCCCTGCCGGCGGTGCGGGTCGTCTGCACCGTGTACATCGAGGTGATCCGGGGCGTCCCGCTGATCACCGTCCTGCTGTGGTTCTTCGTCTTCGCCACCCTGGTCTCGGGGGACGTGCTGACGAAGGTGCACCGGGCCATGATCGCCATGACGGTCTTCTCGGCGGCCTACGTCGGGGAGATCATGCGGGGCGGCATCCTCTCCGTGCCGCGGGGGCAGCGGGAGGCGGCGCGGGCGCTGGGCCTCTCCGGCTGGCAGGCGATGGCCTACGTGGTGCTGCCCCAGGCCTTCAAGAACATGATCCCGGCGCTGGTGGGGCACTTCATCAGCCTCTTCAAGGACACCTCGCTCACGGTGATCATCGGCCTGACCGAGCTGGTGGGGATCGGCCGGGCGCTGCTCGGGGTGACCGCCTACCTGCACGACGTGCGCGAGGTGTACGTCTTCCTGCTGGTGGTCTACTTCGTCTTCTCCTACCTGATGTCGGCCGGGAGCCGTGCCCTGGAGCGGCGCCTCGGGCTGGGGGAGCGATAG
- a CDS encoding rhomboid family intramembrane serine protease: protein MIPLRDHNPGVGTPLVVYLLIVVNVLVFLFMWQMPPQRLEAFVLAFGMRPYEITRAVDLPPPSPQPVYATVFTSMFMHGGWLHLGGNMLYLWIFGNNVEDVFGHLGFLVFYLVSGVAAAVGQILVDPASQVPLIGASGAIAGVMGAYLVFFPHARIDTLVVAFYVIRLVPLSAVWVLGFWILIQFLQGTAELAPGAVQGGVAWWAHIGGFVAGVAIGFLFRGRAREVARRFPAYW, encoded by the coding sequence ATGATCCCGCTGCGCGACCACAACCCGGGCGTGGGGACGCCGCTCGTCGTCTACCTGCTGATCGTCGTCAACGTCCTCGTCTTCCTCTTCATGTGGCAGATGCCGCCCCAGCGCCTGGAGGCCTTCGTCCTGGCCTTCGGGATGCGCCCCTACGAGATCACCCGGGCCGTCGACCTCCCCCCGCCCAGCCCGCAGCCCGTCTACGCCACGGTGTTCACCTCGATGTTCATGCACGGGGGCTGGCTGCACCTGGGCGGCAACATGCTCTACCTGTGGATCTTCGGGAACAACGTCGAGGACGTCTTCGGCCACCTGGGGTTCCTGGTCTTCTACCTGGTCTCGGGCGTGGCCGCCGCCGTCGGCCAGATCCTGGTCGACCCGGCCTCCCAGGTCCCCCTCATCGGCGCCAGCGGCGCCATCGCCGGGGTGATGGGCGCGTACCTGGTCTTCTTCCCGCACGCGCGCATTGACACCCTGGTCGTCGCCTTCTACGTCATCCGGCTGGTGCCGCTCTCCGCGGTCTGGGTCCTGGGGTTCTGGATCCTCATCCAGTTCCTCCAGGGCACCGCCGAGCTCGCGCCCGGGGCCGTCCAGGGCGGCGTGGCCTGGTGGGCGCACATCGGCGGCTTCGTGGCCGGGGTGGCCATCGGCTTCCTGTTCCGGGGCCGCGCCCGCGAGGTGGCCCGACGGTTCCCGGCCTACTGGTAG
- a CDS encoding hemolysin family protein: protein MIPLLVILTLVLLNGLFVAAEFAIVGVPRPAISRRATAGERIARLVQRILSDPRWQDQYIATAQLGITAASLGLGMYGEHVVAGWIATHLEGWGAARWIAAHAAGSVLAVTVLTYLHIVVGEMVPKSLALQYAEPTVLTVTPPVLWIRTLLYPFVVGFNALGNGLLRLVGFTRRPSAAEYYYTPEELQLIVEESQATGLLRPEAGRVLRELFEFGELTAGEAMVPRVEVTGIPEDATPEEIEEILVTDPHTRYPVYREDLDHIVGAVHVKDLLARLVEGRPLAVDRPRPVAYLPKTTPLDRVLEVMHQSRSQLVVVLDEQGGTRGIVTIEDLFEEIVGEIEPDAGERPEIWRDAAGRLHVAGTVRLDEVGEHLGVELEHEEVDTTSGLILALLERPARVGDVVVYEGVRFEVAAVAGHGVREAIVTHGQSR from the coding sequence GTGATCCCGCTGCTGGTCATCCTCACCCTCGTCCTGCTGAACGGCCTCTTCGTCGCGGCGGAGTTCGCCATCGTGGGCGTGCCGCGCCCGGCCATCAGCCGCCGGGCGACGGCGGGGGAGCGGATCGCCCGCCTGGTGCAGCGCATCCTGAGCGACCCGCGCTGGCAGGACCAGTACATCGCCACGGCACAGCTCGGCATCACCGCCGCCAGCCTGGGGCTCGGCATGTACGGTGAGCACGTGGTGGCCGGGTGGATCGCCACGCACCTGGAGGGGTGGGGCGCGGCGCGCTGGATCGCCGCCCACGCCGCCGGCAGCGTGCTGGCGGTCACCGTCCTCACCTACCTGCACATCGTCGTGGGGGAGATGGTGCCCAAGTCGCTGGCGCTCCAGTACGCCGAGCCCACCGTGCTCACCGTCACCCCGCCGGTCCTGTGGATCCGCACCCTGCTCTACCCCTTCGTGGTCGGCTTCAACGCCCTCGGCAACGGGCTGCTCCGGCTGGTCGGGTTCACCCGGCGCCCCAGCGCCGCCGAGTACTACTACACCCCCGAGGAGCTGCAGCTCATCGTCGAGGAGAGCCAGGCCACCGGCCTGCTGCGCCCCGAGGCCGGGCGGGTGCTGCGGGAGCTCTTCGAGTTCGGGGAGCTGACCGCTGGGGAGGCGATGGTCCCCCGGGTGGAGGTGACCGGGATCCCCGAGGACGCCACGCCGGAGGAAATCGAGGAAATCCTGGTGACCGACCCGCACACCCGGTACCCGGTCTACCGTGAGGACCTCGACCACATCGTCGGCGCCGTGCACGTCAAGGACCTCCTCGCCCGCCTGGTGGAGGGACGGCCGCTGGCGGTCGACCGGCCCCGCCCGGTGGCCTACCTGCCGAAGACCACGCCGCTCGACCGGGTCCTCGAGGTGATGCACCAGTCCCGCAGCCAGCTCGTGGTGGTGCTGGACGAGCAGGGTGGGACGCGCGGCATCGTCACCATCGAGGACCTCTTCGAGGAGATCGTCGGCGAGATCGAGCCGGATGCCGGGGAGCGCCCGGAGATCTGGCGCGACGCCGCCGGCCGTCTCCACGTGGCCGGCACCGTGCGGCTGGACGAAGTGGGGGAGCACCTGGGCGTCGAACTGGAGCACGAGGAGGTCGACACGACGAGCGGTCTCATCCTGGCCCTGCTGGAGCGGCCGGCCCGGGTGGGGGACGTGGTGGTGTACGAGGGGGTGCGCTTCGAGGTGGCCGCCGTCGCCGGCCACGGCGTGCGAGAGGCCATCGTGACCCATGGCCAGAGCCGGTAA
- a CDS encoding ABC transporter permease subunit (The N-terminal region of this protein, as described by TIGR01726, is a three transmembrane segment that identifies a subfamily of ABC transporter permease subunits, which specificities that include histidine, arginine, glutamine, glutamate, L-cystine (sic), the opines (in Agrobacterium) octopine and nopaline, etc.), whose product MTPWGGPERRQARPSRTARPLAARAAALLTNARARAVLLQVLFLLAVAGLGWAGWTAVARGVARRGIHLDWGFWDRPAGFHLSALGPTIDLETWSLTRFGPDASYAEAMIAGAFNTVKVALLGIALATALGLVVGVARLSRNWLVNRLALAYVEFLRNTPLLVQLFFWYFAVFLQLPPGTLQHPPLRLLGGAVVLTNSGLAVGGTVAERFGRFVVDGGFQMSSEFAALVVGLAVYTSAFIAEIVRGGILAIPRGQMEAARSLGLAYTQALRFVVLPQALRIVIPPLGNQFLNLTKNSSLAIGVGFAELLTVASTISSQSFRSLETFTVVTLAYLAMSLAISAVLNLIRRVLALPA is encoded by the coding sequence ATGACGCCCTGGGGCGGTCCGGAGCGTCGTCAGGCGAGGCCCTCCCGGACCGCCCGGCCGCTGGCGGCCCGGGCCGCGGCGCTCCTGACGAACGCGCGCGCCCGGGCCGTGCTGCTGCAGGTCCTCTTCCTCCTCGCCGTCGCCGGGCTGGGCTGGGCCGGGTGGACGGCCGTGGCCCGCGGCGTGGCCCGCCGCGGCATCCACCTGGACTGGGGCTTCTGGGACCGGCCCGCCGGCTTCCACCTGAGCGCGCTGGGCCCCACCATCGACCTGGAGACGTGGAGCCTCACCCGGTTCGGCCCCGACGCTTCCTACGCGGAGGCGATGATCGCCGGGGCCTTCAACACCGTGAAGGTGGCCCTGCTGGGCATCGCCCTGGCCACGGCCCTGGGGCTGGTGGTGGGGGTGGCCCGCCTCTCCCGCAACTGGCTGGTGAACCGGCTGGCGCTGGCCTACGTGGAGTTCCTGCGCAACACCCCGCTGCTCGTCCAGCTCTTCTTCTGGTACTTCGCCGTCTTCCTGCAGCTGCCGCCCGGCACCCTGCAGCACCCGCCGCTCCGGCTGCTGGGCGGCGCCGTGGTGCTGACGAACAGCGGGCTGGCCGTGGGGGGCACCGTGGCGGAGCGCTTCGGGCGCTTCGTCGTCGACGGCGGCTTCCAGATGAGCAGCGAGTTCGCGGCGCTGGTCGTCGGGCTGGCCGTCTACACCTCCGCCTTCATCGCCGAGATCGTCCGCGGCGGGATCCTGGCCATCCCGCGCGGCCAGATGGAGGCGGCGCGCAGCCTGGGGCTGGCCTACACGCAGGCGCTGCGCTTCGTCGTCCTGCCGCAGGCCCTGCGCATCGTCATCCCGCCGCTGGGCAACCAGTTCCTGAACCTGACGAAGAACAGCAGCCTGGCCATCGGCGTGGGGTTCGCCGAGCTGCTCACCGTGGCCAGCACCATCAGCAGCCAGTCCTTCCGCTCGCTGGAGACCTTCACCGTGGTGACGCTGGCCTACCTGGCCATGTCGCTGGCCATCTCCGCCGTCCTCAACCTGATCCGCCGGGTGCTGGCCCTGCCGGCCTGA
- a CDS encoding DNA repair exonuclease, protein MARAGKVRLLHLADVHLGAPLPWLGERGAAQRRQVRETFARALQKGLAEHVRAVVVAGDLFATPRPPRELAEFVAGQLGRVTAAGIPVVIAAGEADALEADGTYAGGALAGVPGVTVLPPTPAVVEVPDAPLAISGRSRRRGESGPWRVPAPATGVATVGVGHVGVKEAAEALAQARDAGLAYLALGGLHRVHTIPASVPAWYAGTPELVDRDGQGEGGLLVTLGDGPPQVSALRLGRRRAEVVTVAAASLATIDALAAALETHADGDLVLHVRLTGEVPPGHFLDVAAVRERLGPRFFALEISDEATVGLQAPEAGDVTVRGKFLALAQRRLGEARTPEEARRVAQAARLGLWLLETGGKGP, encoded by the coding sequence ATGGCCAGAGCCGGTAAGGTGCGCCTCCTCCACCTGGCCGACGTCCACCTGGGGGCGCCTCTGCCCTGGCTGGGGGAGCGCGGGGCGGCCCAGCGCCGCCAGGTGCGCGAGACGTTTGCCAGGGCGCTGCAGAAGGGGTTGGCGGAGCACGTGCGCGCCGTCGTGGTGGCCGGGGATCTCTTCGCCACGCCGCGGCCGCCCCGCGAGCTGGCCGAGTTCGTCGCCGGTCAGCTCGGCCGCGTGACGGCCGCGGGGATCCCCGTCGTCATCGCCGCCGGCGAGGCCGACGCGCTGGAGGCGGACGGCACCTACGCCGGCGGGGCGCTCGCGGGGGTTCCGGGCGTCACCGTCCTGCCGCCCACGCCTGCCGTCGTCGAGGTGCCCGACGCTCCACTCGCGATCAGCGGCCGCTCGCGACGCCGCGGGGAGAGCGGGCCGTGGCGCGTGCCTGCGCCAGCGACGGGCGTCGCAACCGTGGGCGTGGGGCATGTCGGGGTGAAGGAGGCCGCCGAGGCGCTGGCCCAGGCGCGGGACGCCGGGCTGGCCTACCTGGCCCTGGGGGGCCTCCACCGGGTCCACACGATCCCCGCGAGCGTGCCCGCCTGGTACGCTGGGACGCCCGAACTGGTGGACCGGGACGGGCAGGGCGAAGGCGGCCTCCTGGTCACGCTGGGCGACGGGCCGCCGCAGGTCTCCGCGCTGCGGCTCGGCCGGCGCCGCGCGGAGGTCGTCACGGTGGCGGCAGCGTCGCTCGCCACCATCGACGCGCTGGCGGCCGCCCTCGAGACCCACGCGGACGGCGACCTAGTCCTGCACGTGCGGCTGACCGGTGAGGTGCCGCCGGGGCACTTCCTCGACGTGGCCGCGGTGCGCGAGCGCCTGGGGCCCCGCTTCTTTGCGCTGGAGATCAGCGACGAGGCGACGGTGGGCCTGCAGGCCCCCGAGGCGGGCGACGTGACCGTCCGCGGGAAGTTCCTGGCGCTGGCGCAGCGCCGCCTCGGCGAGGCCCGCACCCCGGAGGAGGCCAGGCGGGTGGCGCAGGCCGCCCGGCTGGGGCTGTGGCTGCTGGAGACGGGAGGGAAGGGACCGTGA
- a CDS encoding amidohydrolase family protein, which translates to MTAATAPGPADAPARSTVIDAHLHLVTEEMVRRTVRRYGTLREAAVQRARVRGRTLEERLEALRGITVEEHARRWLRAFDEAGVAAGLFIAVGEANEELAAFTAVQPDRLHVIGSLVDPLHPDAPRLVRTFRARGLRALKLYPPIQRFLPNDRILYPLYEACAEQGLPVLFHFGITVGAFYDLSYASPLPLSAPVKEFPEVTFIIAHFGAGFLRETLFLAYHTDNVCVDTSGTNNWRLFTPGAPSLEEVFRDALRAYGPERILFGTDSTNPLEYRRHILAEQTAILERLELTPEQRALILAGNARRVYRLA; encoded by the coding sequence GTGACGGCCGCCACAGCGCCCGGGCCGGCCGACGCCCCCGCCCGCTCCACCGTCATCGACGCCCACCTCCACCTGGTCACCGAGGAGATGGTGCGCCGCACGGTGAGGCGGTACGGGACCCTGCGGGAGGCTGCGGTCCAGCGGGCGCGCGTGCGCGGGCGGACCCTGGAGGAGCGCCTGGAGGCGCTGCGCGGCATCACGGTGGAGGAGCACGCCCGCCGCTGGCTGCGCGCCTTCGACGAGGCCGGGGTGGCGGCCGGGCTGTTCATCGCCGTGGGCGAGGCCAACGAGGAGCTGGCCGCCTTCACGGCGGTGCAGCCCGACCGGCTGCACGTCATCGGCTCGCTGGTGGACCCCCTCCACCCCGACGCCCCGCGCCTGGTGCGCACCTTCCGCGCCCGGGGACTGCGCGCCCTGAAGCTCTACCCACCCATCCAGCGCTTCCTGCCGAACGACCGCATCCTCTACCCGCTCTACGAGGCGTGCGCCGAGCAGGGGCTGCCCGTTCTCTTCCACTTCGGCATCACGGTGGGGGCCTTCTACGACCTGAGCTACGCCAGCCCCTTGCCGCTGTCGGCGCCGGTCAAGGAGTTCCCCGAGGTCACCTTCATCATCGCCCATTTCGGCGCCGGCTTCCTGCGCGAGACGCTCTTCCTCGCCTACCACACCGACAACGTCTGCGTGGACACCTCCGGGACCAACAACTGGCGCCTCTTCACCCCCGGCGCCCCCTCGCTGGAGGAGGTCTTCCGCGACGCCCTGCGGGCCTACGGGCCCGAGCGCATCCTCTTCGGCACCGACTCCACCAACCCGCTGGAGTACCGGCGTCACATCCTGGCGGAGCAGACGGCCATCCTGGAGCGGCTGGAGCTCACCCCCGAGCAGCGCGCCCTGATCCTGGCCGGCAACGCCCGCCGGGTCTACCGGCTGGCCTGA
- a CDS encoding GlsB/YeaQ/YmgE family stress response membrane protein encodes MSFLAWIIVGLVAGWLAKALFPGPDPGGFLATLLIGVVGAIVGGWIFTAFGQPGATGVNIWSIIVATVGAIVFLAIWRALVVRRPV; translated from the coding sequence ATGAGCTTCCTGGCGTGGATCATCGTGGGACTGGTGGCCGGCTGGCTGGCCAAGGCGCTCTTTCCCGGTCCTGATCCCGGCGGCTTCCTGGCCACGCTGCTCATCGGGGTAGTCGGGGCCATCGTCGGGGGATGGATCTTCACCGCCTTCGGACAGCCGGGAGCGACCGGCGTGAACATCTGGTCGATCATCGTCGCCACCGTCGGGGCGATCGTCTTCCTCGCCATCTGGCGGGCGCTGGTCGTGCGACGGCCGGTCTAG
- a CDS encoding amino acid ABC transporter ATP-binding protein: MESTTMVGETVQTLERPTPPAPQEERERQPIIILEDVHKWFGRLHVLRGISLQVWPGEVVVIAGPSGSGKSTLIRCINRLEAHHRGRIIVDGIELTDDLRNIDAVRSEVGMVFQSFNLFPHLTALQNITLAPIRVRRWPRARAERVAMELLERVGIPEKAHSYPAQLSGGQQQRVAIARALAMQPKIMLFDEPTSALDPEMIQEVLDVMKGLARETGMTMLVVTHEMGFAREVANRIVFMDEGVIVEEGTPEHFFTNPQHERTKLFLSKILHQ, encoded by the coding sequence ATGGAGTCGACGACCATGGTCGGCGAGACGGTCCAGACCCTGGAGCGCCCGACACCGCCGGCCCCGCAGGAGGAGCGGGAGCGGCAGCCCATCATCATCCTCGAGGACGTGCACAAGTGGTTCGGGCGGCTGCACGTCCTGCGGGGCATCTCCCTGCAGGTGTGGCCCGGCGAGGTGGTGGTCATCGCCGGCCCCTCCGGCTCGGGCAAGTCCACCCTGATCCGCTGCATCAACCGCCTGGAGGCGCACCACCGCGGCCGCATCATCGTCGACGGCATCGAGCTGACCGACGACCTGCGCAACATCGACGCGGTGCGCTCCGAGGTGGGGATGGTCTTCCAGTCCTTCAACCTCTTCCCCCACCTCACCGCCCTGCAGAACATCACCCTCGCCCCCATCCGGGTGCGCAGGTGGCCCCGCGCCCGGGCGGAGCGCGTGGCCATGGAGCTGCTGGAGCGGGTGGGCATCCCCGAGAAGGCGCACAGCTACCCGGCCCAGCTCTCCGGCGGGCAGCAGCAGCGGGTGGCCATCGCCCGGGCGCTGGCCATGCAGCCGAAGATCATGCTCTTCGACGAGCCCACCTCCGCGCTCGACCCGGAGATGATCCAGGAGGTCCTCGACGTCATGAAGGGGCTGGCCCGGGAGACCGGGATGACCATGCTGGTCGTCACCCACGAGATGGGCTTCGCCCGCGAGGTGGCCAATCGGATCGTCTTCATGGACGAAGGGGTGATCGTGGAGGAGGGGACGCCCGAGCACTTCTTCACCAACCCCCAGCACGAGCGCACGAAACTCTTCCTCTCCAAGATCCTCCACCAGTGA
- a CDS encoding VTT domain-containing protein: MTVVEGYGAWGVLAAFALESAFVPFPTEAAFLVAIRLPHPVAFLAVLGGQLLGSVAAYLVGRQGGWLLRRAFSGRPGAAAVQRPLRDLFVRHGAVAILVVRFLGQLRPWGSCLAGVGLMPFPTFLLWTLIGSLLYTVAGLALFAYLASRWAQWGWLPRATLVLLAVAGVVGWVVHLVRQHRAALAAHGP, translated from the coding sequence ATGACCGTCGTCGAGGGCTACGGGGCGTGGGGTGTGCTCGCGGCGTTCGCCCTGGAGAGTGCTTTCGTCCCCTTCCCCACCGAGGCGGCTTTCCTGGTGGCCATCCGCCTCCCCCATCCCGTCGCGTTCCTGGCCGTGCTGGGAGGGCAACTGCTCGGCTCGGTGGCGGCCTACCTCGTCGGCCGGCAGGGTGGCTGGCTGCTCAGGCGCGCCTTCTCCGGACGGCCGGGGGCGGCGGCCGTCCAGCGGCCGCTCCGCGACCTCTTCGTCCGCCACGGCGCCGTGGCCATCCTGGTCGTCCGCTTCCTGGGTCAGCTGCGCCCCTGGGGGTCCTGCCTGGCCGGGGTAGGCCTGATGCCCTTCCCGACCTTCCTCCTGTGGACGCTCATCGGCTCGCTCCTCTACACCGTGGCCGGATTGGCCCTCTTCGCCTACCTGGCGTCGCGCTGGGCCCAGTGGGGGTGGCTTCCCCGCGCCACCCTTGTCCTCCTCGCCGTCGCCGGAGTGGTCGGTTGGGTCGTCCACCTGGTCAGGCAGCACCGTGCCGCCCTGGCTGCCCACGGTCCGTGA